The following nucleotide sequence is from Apium graveolens cultivar Ventura chromosome 4, ASM990537v1, whole genome shotgun sequence.
TTCTGGTACATGTTGTATAGCAATGATTCATTGCatttgaaataataaaaaaaaaagatACTGGCACTCCAAGATATGTTAAAAGCTGATTTAAATTTCGTACCGATCAAACAGAATTGGCTGTCCACGGTCCATGAGCAATATATCTCCAAGTGATATTTGAAGAGCGTTAGGATTAAAAGGTACTCCAGCATAGCCAGCAGCACAAGCAATGCGTCCCCAATTTGGATCCCTACCGTACACAGCAGCCTGATAAAGAAAATTCattagagcaagtccaatgctAAAGCTAAAATGACTATAGCTATTGCTAAAATTTGAGACCAAAAAGTGCATTTTAGTGCTAAAATAGGACTTCAACTCCAATGCTAGTTCTATTTTACAATCAAATATTTCCATATTTAGTGAAGTTTTGTTTCTCTCCTAAACTTCATTTAAAACTAACCAACATACATTTTATCTATAGTTAGTAAATGATGTGTCAATGATAGCTATAGCTATCTTTAGTCCTAAATATAAGACCAACTATCCATTTATGCATTTATAAGACCAAGTATAGCTATGCATTGGAGTAGATATTTTTCATTTTGGTCCTATATTATAGCTACAAGACCAACTATAGCTAtgcattggacttgctcttagaCAGTGTTAAATAAGCAAAGGCTCAATCAGCTTCCTATACCTAATGTCTGTACATGTATATCATACCTTGGTAAGTGAGGAGGACGCTACTGATCGTGCAACCAAACCTGCTTCAGCCTCATTACCTGCACCAGATACTGTTACCTGCACAGATAATTACATACTAAATGAATACTCTAATTTGATTAATATGTTTAATATATCATTCAGCAGCCGAAATAAAAATCATATTAAACAAAAACAATGTCAGTAACTGAGAGATTACAAGGATAGAACTTGGACAGCTACTTACATGATAAGGATAACAATTACTATAAATTTTAAAATGGGTGAAGAAACAATACAATAAAGATAATATTGCTAAAATCTATCTGCAAGGAAAAAGTAGGGGGCATGTGGTCTTAGTTGTTACTCGTCTGTTCTTCTAAATATGGCTGAAGAGAATGATACATGCATGTAATGTTTACATGCACAACAGTTTCTGGCTTCTGTGTTGGGTCGCAGTCTTGTTCTCACAAAGTCAAAAGTACTGAATTATTACTAAAAGATTGTGTCAGACTGTCAGTTACAGTTAACCACACTTGAAGTGATTTTGCTTTACTGCTTACTTGGGTTAACGTACAGTAACTCAGGCTGAACTAACTATTCCGATATAGACAAACCTCAATCAGGCATGTGGCTCCTTCTCCATCCCAAGCTATTGATTTTGCAAGACCCTGCATTACCTGATTAGGGGAACATGTTATCAGTAAGCTCTGCCCATATCGATTCAATCATACTATCATCGTCCAGAGATAACGCATGCAAAGCCCTTACGAACAGAATCAGATGTGCAAAGCCAGGAGCAATTTCACAAAGAAATGCAGTTAATCCGCGTTTACATCAAAAACTGAAGCTTTAAATTAAAGCAGGTAGAACTAAAAGAAATTAAGCAGTTTCCACAAGATCAATATTGGCCATTGTTCGTCACCCAGTTCAAGTTAAAAGGCATATAAATGAGCTGTCAACTGACCTACATATATAGTATTCAACAAGTCATAACATCAACACTCTTAACACCTTTTAGTATGGTAACAGCAAAATGCAGATGAAGATAAATTTAAAGGCAATAAGACATACTGCATCAAGGCATAGTTGTAATTGTCTAGCCTCTACACTATTTATAGAAGAAATAGGATTTGATCCAGATAATCCACTAGCCAATGCAATAACAGCATCATTGGTACTGGTATCTCCATCAACCTGCAACAAAATGATACCTGATCAAACTTTAGATTGCTAACTAGTTTTGGAGGTGAAAGTGAAACGGATCGCATTTTATCTGAAGAAATATTAAATGCAAATAAACAGATATGACATCCAGCAAGATGAATGTGGCATGTCCACACTTTCAGATATACAGTTTTGGTTAATAGCTTTCCGGATTTATGAATATTGATCAGAGGGAGATTGTCCAGCTTTTAAACACGGGTATATCTATTTAAGACTATAAACTATTTTTGTTTTTTGAGTCACAGGGAGCCCTTTTTTTAAACATGGGCAATAagatttaatatttaatttagtAAGTTTTATTTAATAGTGaatatttcttcttcttctttactGTTTATAAAGTGTAAATAATCATAGTTGGTAATTATTAGGGAAAAATAACCTACTAAAGGACTAGCATGAAAAAAAGATACAGGAATCCTGTCATCATTACATCAGTTTTGGTAGGTAGATATTTGGTTTACTACTAATGGTTAAATTAAACTCATATAGTTCAAAGTTAAGTCTAAATGAAGTCAAATGTAGCATTACAAAGAGATATAATAATATCAAGGATGAAGttaatacaaaacaagtcaatGATGGTTCCTACCGTAATTTGATTGAAACTTCGATTCACCGAAACCTTTACCATCTTTCTCCAAACATCACTTGCGACGAGAGCATCAGTTGTTATAACCTGGATGATTagaattttatttaaaaaatgaaACAAAAACATGAACTTACTACGGTGGTAAGaataattaatataaaaacaTTACACCGAGCATTGTAGCCATATTGGGATGTATCATCCCAGAACCTTTTGCCATTCCACCAACTCTAATTTGAGTTCCTCCAACCTGAGCAGATCTTATTTTAGAAAAGTTGTTGACAAGTAGATAGTAGAAACTTTAACAAAAGGTATGCGCCTAGATTCTTAAAAATTGTTGGATGATGCTAATTTCATCTTGTGAATTGTGATTTCAATGTAAAACGAAAAAGAATTTTATAAGAAGCTACTAACGTTTTTGTCAGGCTTGCTGAATGTTGCAAGGATTACATACTGGAAACAGGAACTTTAAATGGCAGCTTGAGAATCATTGATATCTTACATTTACGTATAATGTTACATGATGAGTTATTATAGTAAATAACACCAGCCAGTGAAGAGATAAGGACAACTTGTAATATTTGATCACATTTACTTATTTGTCCGGACTTAATCACATGATTTCGACCAATATAAAAAATTTGTTTATCAAAAGTTTAAGCAGTGTGGATACCTCAGATTGAATAGCCACACTTTTGCTCACAAGGTCAGTGGTGGTTATTGCAACAGCTGCCGAATCTGCCCTATTGAAAACAAAGATCTACGTTTCAGATAGGATATGAAGAATAATAAAATGATCATGCTATCTACATCTGTaattagaaaaacatagagagcAAAAATGACTGCCAAAAAATTTCAACGGAAAACAGATCCAACATATATAGTAAGTGCTCTGTAAATCAGTTTTCCGCATGATATCAGGTGAAAAAGTGTACCCTGCAGCAGTTGAGGAGAGCAAATTGACTAGTTTCGGTAGTGAGTTGAGAAGGGCAGCCTGCGTGTAAGATGACAAAAGGAATTCATAATGACAACTTTGGAAAAAGACAAGAGTGGATATGAGATGTCTCCAGCTTAAAAAAGGGGGTCCTAAGCTCTCCAGCATACTCTCTCAAAATTCAAAGTTCCATATCAGATAAAAAAAATGTAAACAGCCCCAAGTTTAGTTGTTAGCAAGAACTTGTTACCTTTTTAATTCTTTGACCTATTACACCAGTTGACTCGATTAAAACCTTCCCCGGGTCCACTTGAAGGAGCTGCAACAATGGAGCATCAGTATGAAAACTGTATGAGCCAACTAAGCGAGAACATCCGTTAGACTGACTAGCCAGTCAAAAATGTGCCAAAGGCATGCTGAAATTGGCAATACCTTAGCAAGGGCATTAGAACATTCTATTACATCTTGGTAACCTGCATCCCCCTAGAAAAATTTTAACTTTTTAGTCACAGACACCGGTTCTTTATCACAGTGATAGAGACAATGTATGAAAATAACAAACTTACTTTAGCACTTAAAAAACACATTGAAGATATATGAAATTTCATGTCAATCAATATCTGCACCAGTACCCAACTGGAAATGGAGCACTTAAAGACATACTTTCCGAAAAGTTTTCCAACTTAAATTCCACAATATGTAAAAGAAATAATCCAAGTCTATGAGACAACTTACAGTAGCTGCATTGGCTTGACCAGCATTGATCAACACAGCACGGGCCTGATATAGGGATTTAAATCATCAGAAGACTAATGAAAAAATTTTAAGCACTAAAGTAAGCCCATGTTCGGTGTATCATCTGTAACAACCAATTTTAAGTAATGTTTTTCAAAGATAAAGTTGATGATCAAACTAGGGCAGGTCTGATAAATATTATTATGATGGCAGTGGTTGAAGAGGAAAATATCAGATGAGATTATTGTAGAATGAAAGAGAAGGGATATAATAATATGATTTTTGTGAGCAATGataaagaaaatgaaattgaCATTGAGTCATTAAGACAATATGCATACCGTTGTTGAATCCTCTAATACACTCTTACAATATATAACAGGAGCTGCTGCAACCACATTTTTAGTAAATGCACCTGCAAAGATAGACGGGCAGCGCTTTTTAATTCATAATGCCAAAAATATATTTCTTAATAATCTGAATTCTTGCTAAAATTTGTATGCAAGACAAAGTACACATATAATTCAGAAGCAATAACCCATATTCAAATACCAAAGTTCATCAAATGCTGAGAACCCCAGataaataaaatgaaaaaccatTGGTCCATTAAATAACCTGCAGCGGTAGCATCAACATCACAAGCAAGTAACGCAAGATCAGGTTTCTCTCCTTTGGCACGTAATCCACCGTACATACCTGCTGCTTTAAACCCCTTGGCAGCAGTAATACCACCAGGAATCtttaagaaaaaaaaacaaaatatgACATAATGTCAATAGATAAAAATATCCCCAATTAAAAATCAAACCCATTTCTAATTCGTCTCGAAAGAACATAATAGTAATTAGTTTGAAAGGACAAAAGTTAGAAACTTTAAAAGGGGTAATTGAACAGTACCTGCTTCCAGGGACCTTGAGGCAAGAGAATAGGAGCTGGAGGTACAGAATTTGAAGCAGCTTCATTCTCAGACATTGCAACAGCAAAAACCTTAAAATTAATATTACTTGTCGAAGCACCAAATGGGTTACAAATCTGCATAACAAacataaattaattaatcaagaTTATAAAAAGGAAGGGGGGGTGATtaagaaaaccaaccttaaagCGATTAAGTTGTGAAAAGTTGAATGAATTTTGAGGAGTGAAGAGAGACATGATGTAAGATATACAAAGCAGAGAAGATGAGTGTGTGTGTATAAAAATTTGCTAGGGTTTTTGGTTGGGGGCTTAAACTGTTAAGAGTTTACAGTGTCAGTGGTGGTGAGTCTGGTGACTGTtaaatctttttattacaaaacaACAATGCCTGGTTTCAGACGAGGGCCAAAACGTAAGCAACCTCAAATTTTGTTTTTCCTTTCACAAAAACTAGCTTTGTCGGGCATGCTCCCGTGAATtgatattattttaattatagtTATTCACTGTATAtgttattttttaataaattgatTGTTCAAATACCTCCCTTTATAAAATGGTAACGAAATTAACATATTTTGTctcaaaataaattatatttacagTAATTACATCAAAATATACAACTAAAATATAATACAAATGATAGTGCACATTTCTcattaaaataattataagtcaCATGAACGACAATCAAATAAAATAGTAGAAAGTTATTTAAAAAGTTACTACACTTGTTTACGTGATACAATTACTCGTACAATGAATATAAAGTAATTCTTACTTTTCTTACCAGAAAATGTAATAATTAAATATGATTGCCAATATATTGAATataatatttgtacaattaataatCTGAATACATTTTTCAATATATAACATTTTCTACAATAAATGTATTAATAATTATGTCATTAATCCATGGTTATAGAAATTGAAAATATGATTACCAGAACGTTAAATATAGAACGTTAAATATGAATAAAACCAAacatattttatattattttaaaaataactatgtaaataaaattatatttgagATGTCTAAAATTGTCATGTTAGTCATTAAACAACCATACCAAGTTGTAACATGTTTTGTGTGCATTATTCACTAAAATAATAAGAGTCGTATAATTTTTAAGCctctttcttcatttttcctaTCTTCTTCCCTTATCTTTTCAGGTTTCATTTGGCGGCcgtgtaataactcgaatttttgagaccttgtaaaatgtttaatgaatagtaaccctgacagacggaaaaaacttttgagcccacactacgtagtgcatgagaaaatgagtttcggaattgatattacgattatacgtaccaaatgagtgtatgtaaacgc
It contains:
- the LOC141720621 gene encoding arginine biosynthesis bifunctional protein ArgJ, chloroplastic, translated to MSLFTPQNSFNFSQLNRFKICNPFGASTSNINFKVFAVAMSENEAASNSVPPAPILLPQGPWKQIPGGITAAKGFKAAGMYGGLRAKGEKPDLALLACDVDATAAGAFTKNVVAAAPVIYCKSVLEDSTTARAVLINAGQANAATGDAGYQDVIECSNALAKLLQVDPGKVLIESTGVIGQRIKKAALLNSLPKLVNLLSSTAAGADSAAVAITTTDLVSKSVAIQSEVGGTQIRVGGMAKGSGMIHPNMATMLGVITTDALVASDVWRKMVKVSVNRSFNQITVDGDTSTNDAVIALASGLSGSNPISSINSVEARQLQLCLDAVMQGLAKSIAWDGEGATCLIEVTVSGAGNEAEAGLVARSVASSSLTKAAVYGRDPNWGRIACAAGYAGVPFNPNALQISLGDILLMDRGQPILFDRAAASDYLRRAGEVHGTVKIQISIGDGAGSSLAWGCDLSYDYVKINAEYTT